The Deinococcus fonticola sequence GTCGGGCACCAGGGCTCCAGGCGGGCGTGGGGCAGGCATGGCGGTCACAGCCTGGCTCACTGCCGCACCGTGATGCCGTGCAGGTCGGCCCGGCGCAGGGCCAGGGCGCTGCCACCGATCCGCAGTTCGGTGGGGTCGCCCATGGGGGCGCAGCGCACCACCGTGACCCTGGCACCGCGCACGAAGCCCAGTTCCAGCAGGCGGCGGCGCAGCGGGTGCTCCCGGTCTAGCGAGACGACGTGACCGGACTGGCCGGGGTGCAGCGTAGCGAGAGGCACGTCATCCATATACCCGACTAGAATACTCGGGATTAGCCGGGATGCAAGTCCCCTGACCGGTATTTGTCTACCGAGGACGGGGAGCCCTCCGCTCCAGCCGACCTTCAGCGCAAGCGCTCAGGCCGGGCGTGT is a genomic window containing:
- a CDS encoding FeoA family protein, with protein sequence MDDVPLATLHPGQSGHVVSLDREHPLRRRLLELGFVRGARVTVVRCAPMGDPTELRIGGSALALRRADLHGITVRQ